The following coding sequences are from one Methanohalophilus halophilus window:
- a CDS encoding PhnD/SsuA/transferrin family substrate-binding protein: MTCIIVVSASDDQLRIGVLANRGDEAAMERWGPTIDYLDAGFPERDVVLVPMDFEQMPSEIANEQIDFLITNPLVYVELEVDHNVQRIATLKESWGGRSYTVFGSVIFTKNDRIDVNSLNDVESLSVMAVNEHSFGGWWIAAREFNDAGLDIDAMDVTYGGTEDKVVEAVLCGDVDVGIVSTGILESMKKEGKISFVDIKCLNVDHSTGLYEGDHFASPFLQKHSTRLYPQWAFSRSPHVSEDVAEKMLANLLQLPRFSEATIKGGYAGWTVPLDYGTVHDSMKELKIGPYENYGQVALSDVINQYWYVFLLMGITIVTLGGASQAINSKNRNLQVEIYQRDRAEKEKQERDKQLELIISNFPNGIVVLHDSDLRYISIGGKMLDRFKFDKNDFVGKLPEDVLPADMVETLLPHLYAALDGQTRNFEFTIEGYQVEETLLPLEKSNGDLVIVGVVYNMTERKNIEEALYNAKMAAEQANRSKSEFLANMSHELRTPLNSVIGFSDILLEEVRGELNDPQKKYVSNIAKSGKHLLNLINDILDLSKVEAGKMELECETFSLNEASREVVELVMPLGNKKSLSLSVEHNYSEEICADKGKFKQVLYNLLSNAIKFTPEGGNVCLLSHVENDVLYVSVSDTGVGISEKAQDTLFDAFTQEDTSSSRNYEGTGLGLSLVKRFVNMHGGDVWVTSKKGEGSTFTFTIPLSQVSCEADHEKTGETEDGQYFIGSTPRTPENTDIDPFPLLEKPLNSSNKEPIVMVVEDDYSSRNLLVSTVVNAGYRALPLSRGYLVSRYVNVVKPFAILLDIMMPGVNGWDVLGKLKKSSDTTGIPVIIVSVLNANAIKREYDISAYISKPIDRERLLTVLDGLEAPCGSPSSILVVDDDPSAVEMLKSFLDIEGYNVIPAYGGQEAIDKTFSYSPDLIILDLMMPITSGFDVMAALRENSNTAGIPIIIHTAKDLENKAVFESNVVSILQKGTFTRNHLIEIIKHLDSKRSHGDSASNG; encoded by the coding sequence TTGACTTGCATTATTGTAGTTTCTGCTTCCGATGATCAGCTCAGGATTGGGGTGCTTGCAAATAGGGGAGATGAAGCTGCAATGGAGAGATGGGGGCCTACTATAGATTATCTGGATGCTGGTTTCCCGGAAAGGGATGTGGTGCTTGTCCCCATGGATTTTGAACAGATGCCTTCTGAAATAGCTAATGAACAAATTGATTTCCTTATCACAAACCCACTGGTATATGTTGAGCTGGAAGTCGATCACAATGTCCAGAGGATAGCAACTTTGAAAGAATCCTGGGGAGGCCGCTCATACACTGTCTTTGGTTCAGTCATATTCACGAAAAACGACAGGATAGATGTGAATTCTCTTAATGATGTTGAAAGTTTATCGGTAATGGCAGTTAACGAACATTCCTTTGGGGGATGGTGGATAGCTGCGAGAGAATTTAATGATGCAGGATTGGATATAGATGCCATGGATGTCACTTATGGGGGTACAGAGGACAAAGTGGTAGAAGCAGTGCTTTGCGGGGATGTTGATGTGGGGATTGTTAGTACCGGGATCCTTGAATCTATGAAAAAGGAAGGCAAGATATCTTTTGTTGATATCAAGTGCTTGAATGTGGATCATTCTACTGGTTTATATGAGGGAGATCATTTTGCTTCTCCTTTCTTACAGAAGCACAGCACCCGTCTATATCCACAGTGGGCTTTTTCCCGCAGTCCTCATGTATCTGAGGATGTAGCCGAAAAAATGCTTGCGAACCTGCTTCAATTGCCTCGTTTTTCGGAAGCCACCATAAAAGGTGGATATGCAGGCTGGACTGTTCCTCTGGATTATGGCACAGTCCATGACTCCATGAAAGAATTAAAAATAGGGCCATATGAAAACTATGGGCAAGTCGCTCTTTCCGATGTGATTAATCAGTATTGGTATGTCTTTCTTTTGATGGGTATCACAATAGTTACTCTTGGTGGGGCCAGTCAGGCTATTAACAGTAAGAACCGTAATTTACAGGTGGAAATCTATCAGAGGGACCGTGCAGAAAAAGAAAAACAGGAACGTGATAAACAGCTTGAATTGATCATATCTAATTTTCCCAATGGAATAGTTGTCCTGCATGACAGTGATTTGAGATATATTTCAATAGGGGGTAAAATGCTTGATAGATTTAAGTTCGATAAAAATGATTTCGTAGGTAAGCTGCCTGAAGATGTATTGCCTGCAGATATGGTTGAAACCCTCCTTCCTCATTTATATGCTGCACTGGATGGGCAAACTCGCAATTTTGAATTCACTATAGAAGGCTACCAGGTCGAAGAAACCCTTCTCCCACTTGAAAAATCCAATGGGGATCTTGTAATCGTGGGTGTAGTCTATAATATGACAGAGCGAAAAAATATTGAAGAAGCTCTCTACAATGCAAAAATGGCTGCAGAACAGGCAAATCGGTCCAAGAGTGAATTTCTGGCAAACATGAGTCATGAATTGAGAACACCCTTGAATTCGGTGATTGGATTTTCGGATATCCTGCTGGAAGAAGTAAGGGGTGAACTCAATGATCCTCAGAAGAAATATGTGTCCAACATTGCCAAAAGCGGCAAACATCTCTTAAACCTGATTAATGATATTCTTGACCTGTCAAAAGTGGAAGCCGGTAAGATGGAGCTTGAATGTGAGACTTTCTCTTTAAATGAGGCTTCCAGAGAAGTAGTGGAACTTGTTATGCCTCTTGGAAATAAGAAATCTCTTTCTCTTTCAGTTGAACATAATTATTCGGAAGAGATATGTGCCGATAAGGGCAAATTCAAGCAGGTACTTTACAATCTCCTCAGCAATGCAATAAAATTTACACCCGAGGGGGGAAACGTGTGTTTACTTTCCCATGTGGAAAACGATGTATTGTACGTTTCGGTATCAGATACCGGGGTAGGAATCTCTGAAAAAGCTCAGGATACTTTATTCGATGCTTTTACCCAGGAAGATACATCTTCTTCACGCAATTATGAAGGGACAGGTCTTGGTTTGTCCCTTGTAAAAAGGTTTGTGAATATGCATGGTGGTGATGTATGGGTGACAAGCAAAAAGGGAGAAGGCAGTACCTTTACTTTTACGATTCCTTTAAGCCAGGTTTCCTGTGAAGCTGATCATGAAAAAACCGGTGAAACCGAAGATGGTCAATATTTTATTGGTTCTACACCCAGGACTCCTGAAAACACTGATATTGATCCTTTTCCCCTTTTGGAAAAACCTCTGAATTCCAGCAATAAGGAACCTATTGTAATGGTAGTTGAGGATGACTACTCGTCACGTAATTTGCTTGTTTCAACTGTTGTCAATGCCGGCTACAGGGCATTGCCCCTTTCTCGTGGGTATCTTGTATCCCGCTATGTGAATGTCGTAAAACCTTTCGCGATATTGCTTGATATCATGATGCCCGGGGTTAATGGGTGGGATGTTTTAGGCAAATTGAAAAAAAGTTCTGATACTACCGGTATTCCTGTAATTATTGTTTCTGTCCTTAATGCCAACGCAATTAAAAGAGAGTATGACATATCCGCTTATATTTCCAAACCCATTGATAGGGAAAGGTTATTGACTGTATTGGATGGTCTCGAGGCCCCTTGCGGTTCTCCTTCCTCAATACTTGTTGTGGACGATGATCCATCTGCAGTAGAAATGCTCAAATCTTTCCTTGATATTGAGGGGTATAATGTTATACCTGCCTATGGTGGCCAGGAGGCCATCGATAAAACATTTTCCTATTCTCCGGACCTCATTATCCTGGATTTGATGATGCCAATTACAAGTGGGTTTGATGTTATGGCAGCTTTGAGGGAAAACAGTAATACTGCAGGCATCCCTATAATTATCCATACGGCCAAGGATCTGGAAAATAAAGCTGTTTTTGAAAGTAATGTAGTTTCAATTCTCCAGAAAGGAACTTTTACTCGCAATCATCTGATTGAAATAATAAAACATCTTGATTCAAAGAGAAGTCATGGTGATTCTGCTAGCAACGGTTAA
- a CDS encoding AAA family ATPase, producing the protein MARSAQRSSLKKIPQESIEAKEATAEIVILQPIGYPLCGIIEEYPRIEEPELFECYARMQWNGYIARKNDYLFDHRMFPDFAYRIQEVRPEATIIGQSTTIVVNQEEKEKTDIEYPVEIAFDDIVGQVKAKRKCKLIERYLEEPERFGKWAPRNILFHGPSGTGKTMVAKALANKTEVAFLPIKATQLIGEFVGEGSRQIHQLYERAAEIAPSIIFIDELDAIALDRRYQELRGDVAEIVNALLTEMDGINQREGVCTICATNRTAVLDGAVRSRFEEEIEFVLPDKEERKEIIELNLQTFPIKAEANVGELAKLTNGLSGRDIVEKVLKSALHHAIMDDMEKVEAHYFEKAASGLQKKETNTHLYA; encoded by the coding sequence ATGGCAAGATCCGCACAACGTTCCAGTCTGAAAAAAATACCCCAGGAATCAATCGAGGCAAAAGAAGCTACTGCAGAGATTGTAATTTTGCAACCTATTGGTTATCCCCTCTGTGGAATTATTGAAGAATACCCACGCATCGAAGAACCCGAACTTTTCGAATGTTATGCAAGAATGCAATGGAATGGTTACATTGCCCGAAAAAACGATTACCTCTTTGATCACCGAATGTTCCCTGATTTTGCATACAGGATCCAGGAAGTAAGACCCGAAGCTACAATAATAGGCCAATCCACAACAATTGTAGTAAATCAGGAAGAGAAAGAAAAAACGGATATCGAATACCCCGTGGAAATTGCATTTGATGATATCGTCGGACAGGTTAAAGCAAAACGCAAATGTAAACTCATCGAGCGATATCTGGAAGAGCCCGAAAGGTTTGGCAAATGGGCACCCCGCAATATCCTTTTTCATGGACCATCAGGTACAGGAAAGACCATGGTCGCAAAAGCCCTTGCAAATAAAACTGAGGTGGCATTCCTCCCGATCAAGGCCACACAACTTATAGGAGAGTTTGTAGGTGAAGGATCCCGGCAGATACACCAGTTGTATGAAAGAGCTGCTGAAATTGCACCCAGCATTATTTTCATAGACGAACTGGATGCCATTGCCCTTGACAGGCGATACCAGGAACTCAGAGGCGATGTCGCCGAGATCGTCAACGCCCTGCTCACTGAAATGGACGGCATCAACCAAAGAGAAGGAGTATGCACCATCTGTGCCACAAACAGGACAGCAGTACTCGACGGCGCAGTGAGGAGCCGTTTTGAAGAAGAGATAGAATTTGTACTCCCCGACAAAGAGGAAAGAAAAGAAATAATAGAGCTCAATCTACAGACATTTCCCATAAAAGCTGAAGCTAACGTGGGCGAACTTGCAAAATTGACCAACGGTCTTTCGGGAAGGGACATTGTGGAAAAAGTCCTCAAAAGTGCTCTCCACCATGCAATAATGGATGATATGGAAAAAGTTGAAGCACATTATTTTGAAAAAGCTGCATCCGGGTTGCAGAAAAAGGAAACAAATACCCATCTTTACGCCTGA
- the rnz gene encoding ribonuclease Z: MLRVVFLGTGGALPTVNRNPSSILVNRDGELLLFDCGEGTQQQMMRARTGMMSLSSIFITHFHADHVLGIPGLLQTLSFHGRDAPLTIYGPAWVEQFVKLVSLLGYSRLNFEVKAVPLKAGDTVFREGYAINAIASEHSVPSLAYALVENERPGRFDRRRAEELGVPIGPLFSRLQKGEPVEVNGRLVQPNEVIGPCRKGRKLIYTGDTRPCEAIIRASKNADVLIHDGTLAQEKADWAHESLHSTAKEAAEAAQKAKVKRLILTHISSRYTDDSSVLLEEAKEVFENTCVADDLMEFEVLYGE; this comes from the coding sequence ATGCTTCGTGTAGTGTTCCTTGGTACTGGGGGAGCTCTCCCAACTGTGAACAGGAATCCCTCTTCTATTCTGGTTAACAGGGATGGGGAGTTGCTCCTTTTTGACTGTGGGGAGGGTACTCAGCAACAAATGATGCGTGCCAGGACGGGCATGATGTCCCTTTCCTCTATATTCATTACACATTTTCATGCAGACCATGTTCTGGGAATCCCGGGCCTTTTGCAAACTCTTTCTTTCCACGGCAGGGATGCTCCACTGACTATATACGGTCCTGCCTGGGTGGAACAATTTGTAAAATTGGTATCATTGCTTGGCTACAGCAGATTGAATTTTGAGGTCAAGGCAGTACCTCTCAAAGCCGGGGATACTGTCTTTCGGGAGGGTTATGCGATAAATGCCATTGCAAGTGAGCACAGTGTCCCTTCCCTTGCCTATGCTCTTGTAGAAAATGAGCGCCCGGGCAGATTTGACCGTCGTCGTGCTGAAGAGCTGGGTGTACCCATAGGCCCACTATTTTCCCGTCTCCAAAAAGGGGAACCGGTAGAAGTAAATGGCAGGCTAGTCCAACCGAATGAAGTGATAGGTCCCTGCCGCAAAGGGCGTAAACTTATCTATACTGGTGATACTCGTCCATGTGAGGCAATTATTAGGGCAAGTAAAAACGCTGATGTATTAATTCATGATGGGACACTTGCACAGGAAAAAGCGGATTGGGCCCATGAATCATTGCATTCGACAGCAAAAGAGGCTGCCGAGGCGGCACAAAAAGCAAAGGTAAAGCGGCTCATCCTGACTCATATCAGCTCGAGGTATACTGACGATTCCTCAGTACTTCTGGAGGAGGCAAAAGAAGTTTTCGAAAATACCTGTGTGGCAGATGACCTGATGGAATTTGAAGTTCTCTATGGGGAATAA
- a CDS encoding 30S ribosomal protein S8e has product MISQGRSKRTATSAKRKTARGKRKYEIGSEPAETHVAETRRKSVKTRGGSHKIKLLQEKIANVTDPSTGKTVATTIENVTDNEANEHYVRRNILTKGSIIKTELGDARITSRPGQDGVVNAILTQ; this is encoded by the coding sequence ATGATATCCCAGGGAAGATCAAAGAGAACGGCCACATCTGCCAAGAGAAAAACAGCACGCGGAAAAAGGAAATATGAAATCGGCAGTGAACCTGCAGAAACACATGTCGCGGAAACAAGAAGGAAATCTGTAAAGACCAGGGGCGGCTCCCACAAAATAAAGCTTCTCCAGGAAAAAATTGCCAATGTCACAGATCCCTCTACCGGCAAGACAGTAGCCACAACAATCGAGAATGTTACCGACAACGAAGCCAACGAGCACTATGTCAGGCGTAACATACTCACAAAGGGAAGCATCATCAAGACCGAACTTGGAGATGCCAGGATCACCAGTCGTCCGGGCCAGGATGGCGTTGTCAACGCAATACTTACACAATAA
- a CDS encoding Lrp/AsnC family transcriptional regulator yields the protein MDRKTRDILEILENDARSSYEDISALVDMTPEEVQKRIHQLEKAKIIRKYKTVIDWELAGEDYVYAIIELKVTLERKQGYQGIAERLYRFPEVRSVRLLSGEHDIALTVRGKSMKQVAFFVAEKIATLEQVHNTATHFVLKTYKEDGLIMEEPEHVKRLPVSP from the coding sequence ATGGACAGGAAAACAAGGGACATATTGGAGATTCTGGAAAATGATGCCAGATCAAGCTATGAGGACATCTCCGCCCTTGTTGACATGACCCCGGAAGAAGTCCAGAAGCGAATCCATCAGCTTGAAAAAGCAAAGATAATCCGCAAATATAAAACAGTGATTGACTGGGAACTTGCCGGGGAAGATTATGTCTATGCGATCATTGAACTGAAGGTAACACTGGAACGCAAGCAGGGATACCAGGGTATCGCAGAAAGACTGTACCGATTCCCAGAAGTGCGTTCTGTCAGACTGCTTTCAGGAGAACATGACATAGCCCTTACGGTCCGTGGCAAATCCATGAAGCAGGTCGCTTTTTTTGTTGCAGAGAAAATAGCCACCCTGGAACAGGTGCATAATACTGCCACCCATTTCGTACTCAAGACATACAAAGAAGACGGGTTGATTATGGAAGAGCCCGAACATGTAAAACGTCTGCCAGTTTCCCCCTAA
- a CDS encoding aminotransferase class I/II-fold pyridoxal phosphate-dependent enzyme: protein MVSDNEDVISLGVGEPDYITPWHIREACIHSLEQGETSYTSNYGLVELRDEISRTYTQKQGLYYDPTSEILVTSGVSEALDLAVRAITDPGDEIIIVEPSYVAYAPAIIFAGGYPVSVQTCREDKFKLTSENLKKAITPKTKAILLNYPNNPTGAVMDKKELEPIADIVEEHDIMVISDEVYERMTYDTQHTCFASLDGMRERTIVLNGFSKAYSMTGFRMAYALAPAPVLSAMMRIHQYSMLCAPITAQVGAIEALKNGEEEVEKMVNEYNRRRRLIVKGFNNIGLDCFNPGGAFYAFPSVASTGLTSEQFAERLLEQQQVVTIPGDVFGRAGNGYLRCAYAASREDIKEALERIETFISNI, encoded by the coding sequence ATGGTCTCCGACAATGAGGACGTAATATCCCTCGGAGTTGGAGAACCTGATTATATTACTCCCTGGCACATCCGGGAAGCCTGCATTCATTCACTGGAACAGGGAGAAACATCCTATACATCCAACTATGGACTTGTAGAACTCAGAGACGAAATATCCAGGACCTATACCCAGAAGCAAGGACTGTACTATGACCCCACATCCGAAATACTGGTGACATCTGGGGTAAGTGAGGCACTGGACCTGGCGGTACGTGCTATCACCGATCCGGGTGACGAGATAATAATTGTGGAACCCTCTTACGTTGCCTATGCACCGGCAATCATTTTTGCGGGAGGATACCCGGTTTCTGTACAAACATGCAGGGAAGACAAATTCAAACTTACTTCCGAAAACCTGAAAAAGGCGATCACTCCTAAAACCAAAGCCATCCTGCTCAATTATCCAAACAATCCCACCGGGGCCGTGATGGATAAAAAGGAACTGGAACCCATCGCAGACATTGTGGAAGAGCATGATATAATGGTCATCTCAGATGAAGTCTATGAGAGAATGACCTATGACACACAGCATACATGTTTTGCCTCCCTTGATGGTATGAGGGAACGCACCATAGTCCTCAACGGATTTTCCAAGGCATATTCGATGACCGGTTTTAGAATGGCCTATGCACTCGCCCCGGCACCGGTGTTATCAGCCATGATGCGCATACACCAGTATAGCATGCTTTGTGCCCCTATAACTGCACAGGTAGGAGCGATCGAGGCCCTCAAGAATGGTGAGGAAGAAGTGGAGAAAATGGTCAATGAATATAACCGGCGCCGCAGACTTATTGTCAAAGGATTCAATAATATAGGCCTGGACTGCTTCAACCCGGGCGGAGCTTTTTACGCATTCCCATCTGTTGCATCCACAGGCCTGACATCGGAACAATTTGCCGAAAGGCTGCTTGAACAGCAACAGGTTGTTACCATACCAGGAGATGTATTCGGCAGGGCAGGAAATGGATACCTCAGATGTGCCTATGCGGCCTCCAGGGAAGACATCAAGGAAGCTCTTGAGAGAATCGAGACTTTCATATCAAACATCTAA
- a CDS encoding NYN domain-containing protein gives METDAVQKKLAVLIDADNAQPSIVEGLFSEIAKYGIASVKRIYGDWTRPNLKNWKDSLLEHSIQPIQQFSYTYGKNATDSSLIIDAMDLLYSEPLDGFCIVSSDSDFTRLSSRIRESGRKVYGFGEIKTPKPFIAACDKFIYTENLRKEEDVVGTVSESPMQAPGKWDTNRLKGDSKLVKMLRDAVEDSAEESGWAFLGNVGSNLVQKQPDFDPRNYGYKKMWDIFRAIDLFDIDEVRADNSSNNRLIYVKDKKSDGK, from the coding sequence ATGGAGACCGATGCAGTACAGAAGAAACTGGCAGTACTTATCGATGCTGACAATGCACAACCTTCCATAGTGGAGGGACTTTTTTCGGAAATAGCCAAATACGGGATCGCAAGCGTAAAACGGATTTACGGTGACTGGACGCGTCCCAATCTGAAAAACTGGAAGGACAGCCTCCTGGAACATTCCATCCAGCCGATACAGCAATTCAGCTATACTTACGGCAAAAATGCTACCGATAGCTCCCTTATTATCGATGCGATGGACCTGCTTTATTCCGAGCCCCTGGATGGTTTCTGTATTGTTTCAAGTGACAGTGATTTCACACGTCTTTCATCCCGGATCAGGGAATCAGGTCGCAAGGTCTATGGTTTCGGAGAAATCAAGACTCCAAAACCCTTTATTGCGGCTTGTGACAAGTTCATATATACGGAAAACCTGCGTAAAGAGGAAGATGTAGTAGGCACAGTATCTGAGTCACCAATGCAGGCCCCGGGAAAATGGGATACTAACCGCCTCAAAGGTGACAGCAAGCTAGTTAAAATGCTAAGGGATGCTGTAGAAGATTCAGCTGAAGAAAGTGGATGGGCCTTCCTGGGCAATGTGGGAAGCAATCTTGTGCAGAAACAGCCGGATTTTGATCCTCGTAATTATGGTTACAAAAAAATGTGGGACATTTTCCGGGCAATAGATCTTTTTGATATCGATGAAGTCCGGGCGGATAATTCCAGCAATAACCGGTTGATTTACGTGAAAGATAAGAAAAGTGATGGGAAGTGA